From a region of the Rhodococcus sp. 4CII genome:
- the inhA gene encoding NADH-dependent enoyl-ACP reductase InhA — translation MGGLLEGKTILVTGIITDASIAFHVAKVAQEQGAKVIITGFDRLRLIDRIAQRLPQPVPPALELDVQNPEHLASLADRIREIAPEGVDGVVHSIAFAPRSCLGSPFFDAPWSDVGVAFEVSAYSYASLSKALLPVLNDNASIVGMDFDPARAVPFYNWMGVAKATLESVNRYVAKEVGERGIRSNLVAAGPIKTLAAKAIAGTATDDAKQMNELNTAWDERAPIGWNVDDPEPVAKTVCTVLSDWLPGTTASIIYVDGGAHAMAG, via the coding sequence ATGGGCGGATTGCTCGAAGGTAAGACCATTCTCGTCACCGGCATCATCACGGACGCGTCCATCGCGTTCCACGTCGCCAAGGTCGCTCAGGAACAGGGCGCCAAGGTGATCATCACCGGCTTCGACCGGCTCCGGCTGATCGACCGCATCGCGCAGCGCCTTCCGCAGCCGGTGCCGCCGGCGCTCGAGCTGGACGTGCAGAACCCCGAGCACCTCGCGAGCCTCGCCGACCGTATCCGGGAGATCGCACCCGAGGGTGTCGACGGTGTCGTGCACTCCATCGCGTTCGCGCCGCGGTCCTGCCTGGGCAGCCCGTTCTTCGACGCACCGTGGTCCGACGTCGGCGTGGCCTTCGAGGTGTCCGCGTACTCGTACGCGTCCCTGTCGAAGGCGCTGCTGCCCGTGCTCAACGACAATGCGTCGATCGTCGGCATGGACTTCGACCCCGCCCGCGCGGTGCCGTTCTACAACTGGATGGGCGTCGCGAAGGCCACCCTCGAATCGGTGAACCGGTACGTGGCCAAGGAGGTCGGTGAGCGCGGGATCCGCTCCAACCTGGTCGCCGCCGGTCCGATCAAGACCCTCGCCGCCAAGGCCATCGCCGGGACCGCCACCGACGACGCCAAGCAGATGAACGAACTCAACACGGCGTGGGACGAGCGCGCACCCATCGGCTGGAACGTCGACGACCCGGAGCCGGTCGCGAAGACCGTGTGCACCGTGCTGTCCGACTGGCTGCCCGGGACCACCGCGTCGATCATCTACGTCGACGGCGGCGCCCACGCGATGGCCGGCTAG
- a CDS encoding SPFH domain-containing protein — protein sequence MAALIVLIVLVLFVALVVAKSVALVPQAEAAVIERLGRYSRTVSGQLTFLIPFADRIRAKVDLRERVVSFPPQPVITQDNLTLNIDTVVYFQVTNPQAAVYEISNYIVGVEQLTTTTLRNVVGGMTLEETLTSRDSINGQLRGVLDEATGRWGLRVARVELKSIDPPPSIQESMEKQMKADREKRATILTAEGHRESAIKTAEGDKQSRILAAEGAKQASILTAEGERQSRILRAQGDRAAKYLQAQGQAKAIEKVFAAIKSGKPTPELLAYQYLQTLPQMAQGDANKVWLVPSDFGDALKGFAKTLGAQGQDGVFRYEPSTTEEDLPKPEDDSEEVADWFETKSDPAIAQAVRAAEVEARQPVDGPGPLTKPGAADEHAPLYPGGAPGQLPPQVPPRG from the coding sequence ATGGCAGCACTCATCGTGTTGATCGTGCTCGTGTTGTTCGTTGCCCTGGTGGTGGCCAAATCCGTGGCCCTGGTGCCGCAGGCCGAGGCCGCGGTGATCGAACGGCTCGGCCGGTACTCGCGGACCGTGTCGGGCCAGCTGACGTTCCTCATCCCGTTCGCGGATCGGATCCGCGCGAAGGTGGATCTGCGGGAACGGGTGGTGTCGTTCCCTCCGCAGCCGGTGATCACCCAGGACAACCTGACCCTGAACATCGACACGGTCGTGTACTTCCAGGTCACCAACCCGCAGGCTGCGGTGTACGAGATCAGCAACTACATCGTCGGCGTCGAGCAGTTGACCACCACCACGCTGCGCAACGTCGTCGGCGGCATGACGCTGGAGGAGACGCTCACGTCGCGTGACTCCATCAACGGTCAGCTGCGCGGCGTACTGGACGAGGCCACCGGCCGGTGGGGTCTGCGCGTCGCCCGCGTCGAACTCAAGAGCATCGATCCGCCGCCGTCGATTCAGGAGTCGATGGAGAAGCAGATGAAGGCGGACCGCGAGAAGCGGGCCACCATCCTCACCGCCGAGGGCCACCGGGAGTCGGCGATCAAGACGGCGGAGGGCGACAAGCAGAGCCGCATCCTCGCCGCCGAGGGCGCCAAGCAGGCGTCGATCCTCACCGCGGAAGGCGAGCGGCAGTCCCGGATCCTGCGGGCGCAGGGCGACCGGGCCGCTAAGTACCTGCAGGCGCAGGGCCAGGCGAAGGCCATCGAAAAGGTGTTCGCCGCAATCAAATCCGGCAAGCCGACCCCCGAACTCCTCGCCTACCAGTATCTGCAGACGCTGCCGCAGATGGCGCAGGGCGACGCCAACAAGGTGTGGCTGGTGCCCAGCGATTTCGGTGACGCCCTCAAGGGCTTCGCGAAGACCCTCGGTGCGCAGGGGCAGGACGGCGTGTTCCGGTACGAGCCGTCGACGACGGAGGAGGACCTGCCGAAGCCCGAGGACGACTCGGAAGAGGTCGCCGACTGGTTCGAGACCAAGTCCGACCCGGCCATCGCGCAGGCGGTGCGGGCGGCGGAGGTCGAGGCCCGCCAGCCCGTCGACGGTCCGGGCCCGCTGACGAAGCCCGGTGCCGCCGACGAGCACGCCCCGCTGTATCCGGGTGGGGCGCCGGGGCAGCTTCCGCCGCAGGTTCCACCGCGGGGGTGA
- a CDS encoding NfeD family protein yields MAALIWLVAGVLLAAAEALTGDFFLLMLAGGALATAGVTAVTDFPVWVDAVFFGVLSLTLVLGVRPVLLRKFATPPPTPTGIAALTGKQALVLEEVAEHAGQIKLGGDVWTARPLDSTEVYPPGTTVTVMQIDGATAVVWRGP; encoded by the coding sequence GTGGCTGCATTGATTTGGCTGGTGGCGGGGGTGCTGCTCGCCGCCGCGGAGGCACTGACGGGGGACTTCTTCCTCCTCATGCTCGCCGGCGGCGCACTGGCCACCGCCGGGGTCACCGCGGTCACCGACTTCCCGGTGTGGGTCGACGCGGTGTTCTTCGGCGTGCTGTCCCTGACCCTCGTCCTGGGTGTGCGCCCGGTGTTGTTGCGTAAGTTCGCGACACCGCCGCCGACCCCGACGGGCATCGCGGCGCTCACCGGCAAGCAGGCCCTGGTGCTCGAGGAAGTCGCGGAGCACGCGGGACAGATCAAGCTCGGCGGCGACGTCTGGACGGCCCGCCCGCTCGACAGCACCGAGGTGTATCCACCGGGAACGACCGTGACGGTAATGCAAATTGACGGCGCGACCGCCGTCGTATGGAGGGGACCGTAG
- a CDS encoding DUF3097 domain-containing protein, which produces MSGGDRYGDIFSGHPRARKPVTPTVPAERDLVVEDAGTGFCGAVVGFERTYDGDFVRLEDGARRTRLFAMREAAFLIDGKPVTLVRPAVKPAGPAATRSASGSTKVEGLRARTALASRIWVEGVHDAALVERVWGHDLRVEGVVVEHLEGLDNLGERLAEFRPGPGRRVGVLVDHLVTGSKETQLTQGLGPNVLVTGHPFIDVWEAVRPSAVGIAAWPKIPRGEDWKTGVCRELGWGTPQDGWRRVYSAVNTFRDLEAPLIGAVEQLVDFVTVGSGDSG; this is translated from the coding sequence GTGAGCGGAGGCGACAGATACGGCGACATCTTTTCCGGCCACCCCCGGGCGCGCAAGCCGGTGACACCCACCGTCCCGGCCGAGCGGGATCTCGTGGTCGAGGACGCGGGCACCGGTTTCTGCGGCGCGGTGGTGGGGTTCGAGCGCACCTACGACGGCGACTTCGTGCGGCTCGAGGACGGCGCAAGGCGCACCCGGTTGTTCGCGATGCGGGAGGCGGCGTTCCTGATCGACGGGAAACCGGTCACCCTGGTACGTCCCGCGGTCAAGCCCGCCGGTCCGGCGGCCACCCGGTCGGCGTCGGGGTCGACGAAGGTGGAGGGGCTGCGCGCCCGGACCGCACTGGCGAGCCGGATCTGGGTGGAGGGCGTGCACGACGCCGCCCTCGTCGAACGGGTGTGGGGGCACGACCTGCGGGTCGAGGGGGTCGTCGTCGAACACCTCGAGGGTCTCGACAACCTCGGGGAGCGGCTCGCGGAGTTCCGCCCCGGGCCCGGACGGCGCGTCGGTGTGCTCGTCGACCATCTCGTCACCGGTTCCAAGGAGACGCAGCTGACGCAGGGCCTCGGCCCGAATGTGCTCGTCACCGGGCACCCGTTCATCGACGTGTGGGAGGCGGTCCGCCCGTCGGCGGTGGGGATCGCGGCGTGGCCGAAGATTCCGCGCGGCGAGGACTGGAAGACCGGGGTGTGCCGCGAATTGGGGTGGGGGACACCCCAGGACGGGTGGCGTCGGGTCTATTCGGCGGTGAACACGTTCCGCGATCTCGAGGCGCCGCTGATCGGAGCGGTCGAACAGCTGGTCGACTTCGTCACCGTCGGTTCCGGAGATTCTGGTTAG
- a CDS encoding ferrochelatase, with product MGIMIAVNSTDGSDSRFDALLVLSFGGPEKPEDVRPFLENVTRGRGVPPERLDAVAEHYLHFGGVSPINALNRDIIGRVESELASTGIDLPVYFGNRNWHPMVEDTVAQMAGDGVRSALVFPTSAWGGYSGCRQYHEDIARARAAVGDGAPHLLKLRQYYDHPLLIGAFADAIRAAVAQLPAADRDDARLVFTAHSVPVAADVNAGPPADGGRLYSRQVAEAARLAARAAGFDDFDLVWQSRSGPPQVPWLEPDICDHLDALAGRGVGAVVACPIGFVSDHLEVVWDLDTEAREKAAELGIRFVRAGTPGTDRRFAELVVALVGEQVTGRPAERLGSEPLLGSTADGQSCAIDCCRAVVRPSGRPAHSR from the coding sequence ATGGGAATCATGATCGCTGTGAATTCGACGGACGGTTCCGATTCCCGGTTCGACGCCCTTCTCGTGTTGTCGTTCGGCGGGCCGGAGAAGCCCGAGGACGTGCGCCCGTTCCTGGAGAACGTCACCCGGGGCAGGGGGGTGCCGCCGGAACGGCTGGACGCGGTCGCCGAGCACTACCTGCACTTCGGGGGCGTGTCGCCGATCAACGCTCTCAACCGCGACATCATCGGCCGGGTCGAATCCGAATTGGCAAGCACCGGAATCGATCTGCCCGTCTACTTCGGTAACCGGAACTGGCATCCGATGGTCGAGGACACCGTCGCTCAGATGGCGGGGGACGGCGTGCGTTCGGCCCTCGTCTTCCCCACCTCGGCGTGGGGCGGGTATTCGGGGTGCCGGCAGTACCACGAGGACATCGCCCGGGCCCGGGCCGCCGTCGGGGACGGTGCACCGCACCTGCTGAAGTTGCGGCAGTACTACGACCACCCACTGCTGATCGGGGCGTTCGCCGACGCCATCCGCGCGGCCGTCGCCCAGCTCCCGGCCGCGGACAGGGACGACGCGCGCCTGGTGTTCACCGCGCATTCGGTGCCGGTCGCCGCCGACGTCAACGCGGGACCGCCCGCCGACGGTGGTCGTCTCTACAGTCGGCAGGTGGCCGAGGCGGCCCGCCTCGCCGCCCGAGCCGCCGGATTCGACGACTTCGACCTGGTGTGGCAGTCCCGGTCCGGGCCACCCCAGGTGCCGTGGCTCGAACCGGACATCTGCGATCATCTCGACGCTCTCGCCGGCCGCGGGGTGGGCGCCGTCGTCGCGTGCCCGATCGGTTTCGTGTCCGACCACCTCGAGGTGGTGTGGGATCTCGACACCGAGGCGCGGGAGAAGGCGGCCGAGCTGGGCATCCGCTTCGTGCGCGCCGGCACTCCCGGCACCGATCGACGGTTCGCCGAACTCGTTGTCGCACTCGTCGGCGAACAGGTGACCGGGCGGCCCGCGGAGCGGCTGGGTTCCGAGCCGCTGCTCGGGTCGACCGCGGACGGACAGTCGTGTGCGATCGACTGCTGCCGGGCCGTGGTCAGGCCGTCAGGCCGTCCCGCGCACTCGCGTTGA